From Ramlibacter tataouinensis, the proteins below share one genomic window:
- the lptM gene encoding LPS translocon maturation chaperone LptM: MLMLRQILDSARLPALVLGAAGVALLSGCGQKGPLYLPSGEAAASRATLPQTLNPVPPAPSDAGNTANPVPRP, encoded by the coding sequence ATGTTGATGCTTCGCCAAATTCTAGACAGCGCCCGGCTGCCGGCGTTAGTCCTTGGCGCGGCCGGGGTTGCCCTGCTCTCCGGTTGCGGCCAGAAAGGTCCGCTCTACCTGCCCTCCGGCGAAGCCGCGGCCAGCCGCGCCACGCTGCCCCAGACCCTGAATCCCGTCCCGCCCGCCCCCTCCGACGCTGGCAACACGGCCAATCCGGTGCCGCGGCCATGA
- the cyaY gene encoding iron donor protein CyaY — MTDPEYMNRAEALLARVEACCDRINEETDADVDNQRVGGMVTLTFRDGSQIVVNLQKPLHEVWMAARAGGFHFKFDGTRWMDTKGNGEFFANLTRYAGEQARQPLSFD, encoded by the coding sequence ATGACCGACCCCGAGTACATGAACCGCGCGGAGGCGCTGCTGGCGCGCGTCGAGGCCTGCTGCGATCGCATCAACGAGGAAACCGACGCCGACGTCGACAACCAGCGGGTCGGCGGCATGGTCACGCTCACCTTCCGCGACGGCAGCCAGATCGTCGTCAACCTGCAAAAGCCCCTGCACGAAGTCTGGATGGCCGCGCGCGCCGGCGGCTTCCATTTCAAGTTCGACGGCACCCGCTGGATGGACACCAAGGGCAACGGCGAGTTCTTCGCCAACCTGACCCGCTACGCCGGCGAGCAGGCCCGCCAGCCACTCAGCTTCGACTAG
- a CDS encoding sulfite oxidase heme-binding subunit YedZ produces MISSKALLHPAAKPLVFILCLLPFAWLIYGAATDNLGANPAEYLSRSTGDWTLRFLCLTLAVTPLRVMSATPALARFRRMLGLFTYFYVVLHLLAFSWFDMGFDLDEIARDIAKRPFILVGFSAFVLLTPLAATSFNRAIKALGAKRWQALHRLVYLVAGLAILHFFWMRAGKNNFAEVAVYAAILATLLGWRLVNRLKSREAAVPSASARPVSRVRG; encoded by the coding sequence ATGATCTCATCCAAGGCCCTGCTGCATCCGGCGGCCAAGCCGCTGGTGTTCATCCTGTGCCTGCTGCCTTTTGCCTGGTTGATCTATGGCGCCGCCACCGACAACCTGGGCGCCAATCCCGCCGAATACCTGAGCCGCTCCACCGGCGACTGGACCTTGCGCTTCCTGTGCCTGACGTTGGCGGTGACGCCGCTGCGCGTCATGAGCGCCACGCCGGCGCTGGCGCGCTTTCGCCGCATGCTGGGGCTGTTCACCTATTTCTATGTGGTGCTGCACCTGCTGGCGTTCAGCTGGTTCGACATGGGCTTCGATCTCGACGAGATCGCCCGCGACATCGCCAAGCGCCCGTTCATCCTGGTCGGCTTCAGCGCCTTCGTGCTGCTGACGCCCCTGGCCGCCACCTCCTTCAACCGCGCCATCAAGGCGCTGGGCGCGAAGCGCTGGCAGGCGCTGCACCGGCTGGTCTACCTGGTCGCCGGGCTGGCGATCCTGCACTTCTTCTGGATGCGCGCCGGCAAGAACAACTTCGCCGAGGTCGCCGTCTACGCGGCGATCCTGGCGACGCTGCTGGGCTGGCGGCTGGTCAACAGGCTCAAGAGCCGGGAAGCAGCCGTTCCGAGCGCATCAGCTCGGCCGGTGTCTCGCGTTCGCGGATGA
- the lysA gene encoding diaminopimelate decarboxylase: MNPTLLPGHPHFHYREGELFVEELRLTDLARQHGTPLFVYSKAAMLAALAAYQRGFAGRKAKICYAMKANSSLALLQVFARAGCGFDIVSGGELERVLAAGGRPQDIIFSGVGKTRAEMRRALELGIGCFNVESEAELDVLSEVAVALGRVAPVSIRVNPDVDPKTHPYISTGLKGNKFGIAHDRAVAAYQHAAGLPGLKVAGIDCHIGSQITEPAPYLDAMERILDLVEAVEAKGIRIGHIDFGGGLGIAYNGDQPPAADALWQALFARIDARGFGDRQFMIEPGRSLVGNAGICVTEVLYLKPGEDKNFCIVDAAMNDLPRPAMYQAFHAIAPLRAGSEGARRYDVVGPVCESGDWIARERELAVHAGDLLAVMSAGAYCMSMASNYNTRGRAAEVLVDGTQSWLIRERETPAELMRSERLLPGS; this comes from the coding sequence ATGAATCCCACCTTGCTGCCGGGCCACCCGCATTTCCACTACCGTGAGGGCGAGCTCTTCGTCGAGGAGCTGCGCCTCACCGACCTGGCGCGCCAGCACGGCACGCCGCTGTTCGTCTATTCCAAGGCGGCCATGCTGGCAGCGCTGGCCGCCTACCAGCGCGGCTTTGCCGGCCGCAAGGCGAAGATCTGCTATGCGATGAAGGCCAATTCCTCGCTGGCCCTGCTGCAGGTGTTCGCGCGGGCCGGCTGCGGCTTCGACATCGTCTCCGGCGGCGAGCTCGAGCGCGTGCTGGCGGCCGGTGGCCGTCCCCAGGACATCATCTTCTCGGGCGTGGGCAAGACCCGCGCCGAGATGCGGCGGGCGCTCGAACTGGGCATCGGCTGCTTCAACGTGGAAAGCGAAGCCGAGCTGGACGTGCTGAGCGAAGTGGCCGTCGCCCTCGGCCGGGTGGCGCCGGTCAGCATCCGCGTGAACCCGGATGTCGACCCCAAGACCCACCCCTACATCTCCACCGGCCTGAAGGGCAACAAGTTCGGCATCGCCCACGACCGCGCGGTCGCCGCCTACCAGCACGCGGCCGGGCTGCCCGGCCTGAAGGTCGCCGGTATCGATTGCCACATCGGCTCGCAGATCACCGAGCCGGCGCCCTACCTCGATGCCATGGAGCGCATCCTCGACCTGGTCGAAGCCGTCGAGGCCAAGGGCATCCGGATCGGCCACATCGACTTCGGCGGCGGCCTGGGCATCGCCTACAACGGCGACCAACCGCCCGCCGCCGATGCGCTGTGGCAGGCGCTGTTCGCCCGCATCGACGCGCGCGGCTTCGGCGACCGCCAGTTCATGATCGAACCCGGGCGCTCGCTCGTCGGCAACGCCGGGATCTGCGTGACCGAAGTGCTGTATCTCAAGCCGGGCGAGGACAAGAACTTCTGCATCGTGGACGCTGCCATGAACGACCTGCCGCGGCCCGCGATGTACCAGGCCTTCCATGCCATCGCGCCGCTGCGCGCGGGCAGCGAAGGCGCACGCCGCTACGACGTGGTGGGGCCGGTGTGCGAGAGCGGCGACTGGATCGCGCGCGAGCGCGAACTCGCGGTGCACGCAGGCGACCTGCTGGCCGTGATGTCCGCCGGCGCCTATTGCATGAGCATGGCCAGCAACTACAACACCCGCGGCCGCGCCGCCGAGGTGCTGGTCGACGGCACGCAGTCCTGGCTCATCCGCGAACGCGAGACACCGGCCGAGCTGATGCGCTCGGAACGGCTGCTTCCCGGCTCTTGA